AAGGTGGACGTTGTGATGGGGAAGCCAGAGCGTGGCTCACTTCACGGGCCGCATGATCTTGGCTGGGTCCTTCACCCCGTCCAGCTGCAGTGTCCCCACGTGTCTGATAGAGCCAACGACAGCACCCGCCTCCAGCGAGGGGCCTCCACCGTGACTCCTGGGCGTTGTCTGGCTCCTGGGGACCGTGGGAGACTCGGAGGGTCTCCTTCCCGAGGTGGAGGAACAGGGACAGAGGGGCCTGGACTCCTGGGAGTGAGAGGGCACAGGCAGAGGGACGTCCTGAGTGACAGCAGCCTCACTTCTCTCTTCATCCTCTCTCCTTCCAGCTAGCGCCATCATAGGAATCATATTCatcaaagaaaaatggaaacctaGAGACTTTCTGAGTAAGTCCATCCCTCGATCCCCGTCCTGCGTTTTATGCTTGTGTCTTTTATTCAAGATAAAACCAGCTCACCCCAATTAAGAGACCGCCCGCCGCCTGTCCCTGTCTGTGATTCTGTACTGTCCTCAGCGCCCCCGAGCTGGGTGTTGTGATCACTGGTCCCCAGGCCAGGCTACACACCAGAACCTTCTGTGAGACTTGTGAAAATGGGCCTTCATTCACTCCATCCGGtctgcatttattgagcatctattacTGGGAGCTCTGAGGCCTGGGAAAAGGCCCACTGAGTTCCAGAGCAATAGGGTCAAACCCAGGAGGCGGGATGTTCTCACTGTTACCAATAAAGGCAGGATTGGAGCCTGCAGCTTAGGTGTGCAGCCCCAAGAACTTATTCACAGCTCCCACAATGTGCCCCAGCTCCCAATTAGCCCTGAGACCGATATCTAAACCCCTAGGTTTAAACTTTTAAGAATAGGTCAGCTCCACCCAGTGGAAAACATGGACCGTCAGTGTTACAAGTTACTTTAACAGAGGTCCCTCCACATGGAAACCTGAGGAGCGGGGAAGAAGTGTTCCCCCCAATCACCGAGTGCCATGCTGTGTTGtcggtgctggggatatagcagaCGGGGCTCCTGCTCCCACAGAGATGCTAGTCTCTCGGTGTGAATGTGTGTTGAGGAGACAGTAAACAAGCAAACAGCCAACTCAGATCATTTTAGATCACAGAGAGTActtcagaaaaaaacaacagagccaggcatggaggcatgcgcctgtaatcccagcagctctgggggctgaggcaggaggattgcaggtttgaagccagcctcagccatttagcaaggctgtaagcaacaaaatgagactctgtttcaaaataaaaagcaatcgAAAGGGCTAGGGTGTGGTTCCGTGGTttaacacccttgggttcagtccctgttatcaaaaagaaaagaaaaagaaaaagaaagaatgggcaTTAAGGAAGATAATAAAGAAAACCCCCAAATACAAACAGTTCTCAGGTGCTGCAAGGGAAACCTGACCTTGTGTTACTGAGGCACCCCCTGCTCTGGGCCTGTCCCCCAGAGGCCACTGacagcccctccctccctgcaggGCGCTATGTCTTGTCCTTCGTGGGCTGCGGTTTGGCTATCGTGGGCACCTACCTGCTGGTGACCTTCGCCCCCAACAGCCACGAGAAGATGACGGGCGAGAACATCACCAGGCACCTCGTGAGCTGGCCTTTCCTCCTGTACACGGTAAGAGAAGGCCCCCAGGACCTCACCTGAGATGGCAGGAGGGGATGGGGTCCAGGAAGCAGAAACCTCAGTGCCCAGCAGTAGGGGATTCCAGGAATCACAGCACGTCTCACGGTCTCTGAGGCCAGGCTGGCGGGAGTCGCAGTTCACAGGAGTGTGGATGCCACTCGTCCTCAGTGACAGCTGGAGCCACCTGTGGCATGATGCCAGCCTCACATTTCTGGGGCTGTTCAGGTTGGTTCATAGACTGTTATCTGTGGAAaccacatgaaaaaaacaagttcCAGGAAGTCGTCTCTGAGATGGAATTTTGactcattttcatttattcttcatctTTCATCCAGAATTTCACAGTGAAAATCTTTGTGACAAGTTGAGATCATAAAAGGTTTAAGCACGTTATTTCCCTGGTGCCACCCAGCTGTTGGCGGCTGATGGAAGGCCAGGAAGGGCCGCTGGGGCTCCGTGAGGTTAGCTGTCCCGTCCGAGGCAGCAGGCCAGGCCACCTGGCCTCGCCTGCCGCCCGCTCCCCTATGGCCAGCTGCCTGGTGTTCACTGTCTTCCTCTGATCTGAGCAGCCGGAACCCTGACTGGGCCTCGAGTTCCCTGGAATATCCTTTTCCTCTGAGAGGCCACAGGAAGAGGATGGATTCCCCTGACCATCTCCCTACTGCCAGCCAGGTCCTAAGTTCCCTAGTGGGCATGGAGAAGTGTGCACAGGACAGAGCCAAGGTCCTGCCCCTGCCAGGAAGCCTTGGCCCCAGCAGCCCTTTCACTTAGGGAGTCTTGAGCACAAATCCCTCAtgtgctgtgtggccttgggcaagtcagtttctctctctgttttcttctctgtgacGTGGCAAGAATCACTGGACTTGGGATTGTGGTTGGAGCTACATGAGGTGGCGTGTAGGTCACCCAGCACCAGGCAGATGCCCAGAGTCAGTTTGTCTCACTCTGTCATCACTGTGAGGCAGCGCTTCCAGCCAGGGACTTGGCCAGACCAGATTAATAACTATTTACTGCATGCTTCCCGTGAGCCAGACATGGAGGGTTAAGAAATCAGTGAGATTCTGATTTCCCCGTTCTGCCATTGGCTTACTTGGGACTGTGACCACATCCGCTTCATGGAATTGTTTTGCTGATGAGTGTGACAGTCCTCACAGGACTCAGGGCCTCTCGGGAGACGCCAGCGCCCCGGCAGCCACCTTGGGACTTAGCGCCAAGGGCTGTTGGAGCACTCGTTGAACCGCGAAGAACCATCGGGAAGATTGGGACCCCAACCCAGCCCACCCCTGCTGAACACAGGCACGACCTGGAGCTGTTGTTGGTGACCCCCACATCTGCCTGGTGGGGTGTCCCTAGCAACGGAAGATGATTATGATGGCCTCGTGCAAATGAGATTGTTAATGTAACCAGAATCCTCCCAACAGGAGGTCACACCCTGACTGTGGCAACGAAGGCCGGGGAGAAGCAGGGGACGAGGAAActgaaagaatgaacaaagaaTGAACAAACGTCGTCGGAGCAAATGCCTGTTTactgaggaacagctctgcatatttatagagccagggggcggtttgacagttatgacagtttaacggttgaagggtttgacagttggcatggggtgctttctaattggtgggtaaggatcatgtgagccagcagggctagtctgattggtcggtaaggatcatgtgagccagcagggctagtctgattggtgggtaaggatcatgtgagccagcagggctagtctgattggttggtaaggatcatgtgagccagcagggctagtctgattggtcggtaaggatcatgtgagccagcagggctcaccattggacggctcttctcggggtatggggaagttagtctttggagcagGGGTGACTCCCGACAGAAACGGCTTGTGTCTTAGGGCCTCTAATCATAAggacattattttcttttctttttcaaacaccCGTTGTTGTTTCTGCGTTGGTTTCTTTGCGAAGCAGATTCTGTAGGGTGTGAGGTTGGCGGGGCGCTGAGCCCTGTCCCAGTTCCTGCTTTGAGTTGCTGGATGCTGGTGGCTGATGGGGAAGCCGCGGCCAAACGCCTGGGCTCTGAAGGTGGAAAGGACAGTCACTGACGCGGGGTGGGGGGCACCTCTCAGAGCTCAGGCTGGGTGTCTGGTAGTCAGCTCTGCCAACGGAACGCCTGGCCCTGACCTCAACTACGTGGTCTGGTGAGACTGTCCATGTTCTAGgctgcccaggctgcccaggtTCAAAGCCCCGTTCTGCCGTTGGCTCACTTGGGACTGTGACCACATCCGCTTCATAGAATTGTTTTGCTGATGAGTGTGACAGGGATAAAGCGCTGGGAACAAGGCCTGCCCTGTGACCAGGCTCTTTAGTAAGCGCCTCCTCTGTCCCTGGAGAGTTAGGATTATTATCCCTGCGACTCAGAGCGGGTGGCTGAGGGTTAGGGAGgtcaacttgcccaaggtcacgcaCCAGTCTGGTGACAGCTCAGCTGCGTCTCACTCCAGatgccttcctcctcctgggtTGGGACAAGGGGGGTGAACACTGTGTTCCTGACCAAATGGCTGGGTGAACAAGTGTCTCCGCTTCAACCCACCCAGGTGTGATGGGGACACCCCTGGAGGAGTGACGGGGGACAGCCCATCTCAACCTGATGAGGCCGATGGAGATGAGGCGGCCCATCTCCCTCCAAGCTCTGGCCTGAGGGAGCGGCAGCTGTCCCGCGTTGCCCAGGGACAGGACCCCTCCCGGGGCGTCTCCTTCCCACTGGATCTGGCAGTAGAAACACCTGGTATTCAGCCCCTTTAACTCAGAGGGCCCGTAACTGAGAGAGCGGCAGGCCAGGGACGCCCCCTGGGCCCTCGGTGGCCGCTCTGACCTCCCCTTGCTGCCCCGTAGCTGGTGGAGATCATTCTCTTCTGCCTGCTGCTCTACTTCTACAAGGAGAAGAACGCCAACAGCATCGTCGTGATTCTCCTCTTGGTGGCTTTGCTCGGTGAgtggggcctgggggtggggttTTGCCAGTGGCCTCAGAAGGAAATGGGGGTTTTGTTGATGGAGCAGGGGTCCTGCTGAGGGAGGCAGCCCCTTCATTTCCAGGATCCTCACTCAAAGGAGCCTCCCAAGAGCCGGGAGCTGGGACAGAGGACAGACTCGTTCTGTCCTTGGGAGCCTCCGTAGAAGGAGGCGATGGCCTTGGGCAGGTTGGCAACCACGTGGGCTGTGTGAGTGGGGCCTTGGCACCTGTAGGGAGGAAGCCTCAGGCAGAGCGAGGGAGGCGAGCCCGGAGGTCACTTAGAGGAGGCCAGAGGTGGCGCAGCCCTCCAGGGGCCACGCAGAATCCATGCTGGGCTCTAGGCAAAGCCAGATCCTTCTCCccgtctccctccctcccccacctctctccctctccccccattcctctctccctctctcgaTCCCTCTCCTGTCCTTTCAGAAGGATGGTTCTGTTGGGGAGATGGCTCCTGAGTCTGGTTAGTGGACAGACGGACCCATCTGCATGTAACTTCATAGGAGAAGGGGGCACGCATCCGCTGGGCGCTGCCTCTTGCTGATGCTATGGTCCCCGGCTGGTGACTTTCCCTGTTTAAGCCACTGTCCTCACTCTAAAGAGGGGTACAAGAGAACCCCAAGTGGCCGAGAGGATCAGGGCTTACGTGGGATGGGCACGAAGACCCGGTTCCTGTGGCTTCtcttctgcccctcccccaggagCCATCCCTGAGCACAGGTTTGCAttgttctaatttattatttGGGGGGGACAGGTTTATGGAGTTAGAATTTACATGGCATAACCCCCTCCACCCATTGGAAGCCCACATGTCTGGGCTCTTAGTGCAGCCCCGGAGCTCTGCAGCCCTCCTCTAGTGCTAGAACGGCTTTGTCACCCCCAAAATAAACCTCGTGCTGTGAACAGTTACTTCCCGTCCCCTCGACCAGCCCAGCGTCCCTTGCCCAGCCCAGCATCCCCCACCCAGAGCTCTGCCCTCGAGCGTCTTCTCTGTGTGGAGCCCGTGGCCTTGGTGACTGGCTCCTTTGGCTGAGCATGGTGTTTTGAGGCTCACCCTGTCACAATGTCAATAGGTCCTTCGTTCCTTGGTGACGACTTTCCAAGTGGGTTGGAGGAACCTGGGTCCAGAAGCATCCTCTCCTCAGGGGTACGAAGGCCACAGTTCTGAGGCAGCGGGCCAGTCCCCTGGTCTCCCAAGGGCAGCCTGGTGGCACGAGCCCATCTTCAGTGGCTGTTTGGAAACTGGTGCAGTGGCCGAGGGGCCCAGAAGCCACTGTGCAGCAGGCTGTGGCTAGAGAGGGCAGAGCAGGGACTGGGCCAGGCCCCACTCACCTCCTGCTCGGGGTCTGTTCTTGTAACCCCTGCCTGGCAGGGCACCTGACGGTGTGTGCCCAGGAGCCGTCCTGCACCCCGGGGCAAGGCCATGGTCTCCAGGGGGTGATGGGACGCTCTACTGAGGCTACCTAggtgatattttttcatttcccttttaaattatatttcctgtCCTTGTTTTATAATGTATATGCCACACGAGGACAGTGTTGTGGGACCAGAGTTCTGAAATACATAAGCACGCACGCatgggcagtgtgtgtgtgtggcacggGGCGTGCGTTCTGAAACACTGGAAACTTCTTGggataaagaaacatttttaaaaatacaaatggctgaGCATTGAAAAGCTCCCCGGCCCTTGGCTCACCGTGTTTTTCCTGTGGCCGCCACGAGGCTGCTGCTCCAAGGAGGTTCTTTGATCCACCTGAAGCTCCTTTGGGCCTTGTGCTTCTGCTGCGAGCCGGGCGCAGGGTGGGCACTCAGGTGCAGAGGACTGAGCACACTGGCCCCTGAGGCGAGCTGGAAACACCTGTCTGTTCTGCTGCCCCCATGTCTTTGATGAGAGGTGAagagaaacaacccaaatgtctcaTCTCACCATTAGCAGGTTGGCTACTGCCGACCCTCATCTCTCACCAGGTCCTTAGAGGTCATACGCCCGCCTGACTCCCGCATCTCCCGGGGACTACCCGCGCCCTTGTCCTCCATCTGCAGGCTCCATGACAGTGGTGACAGTCAAGGCCGTGGCTGGGATGCTGGTCCTGTCCATCCAGGGGAACCTGCAGCTCGACTACCCCATCTTCTACGTGATGTTCGTGTGCATGGTGGCCACCGCCATCTACCAGGCCGCGTGAGTCACAGGGCTTTCCCGCCTGAGCCTTGCTACGCAGGCCTCTTGTGTCCTCTGGATCTGACAGCATTGGGTTTTAAAGCCATGGGGAGGATCCGATCCCGGGGTTGACCTCCAGGGTTATAGGAGGGACAAGGGCGCTGAGCTGTCACGAGGAAGGACTCTGTGCCGCCTGAAAGACAAGCCCAGGGTGGATTTTCTGTTCCCCCACACTGTGAGGACCTGTGGTGAGGCCGCCTGGCTCCCCCTCTTCTCCCGGCGGGCATGCGTCCATCTGAGGACTTCAGGCGAGGCCTTGCCCTCCCTAGGAGGCGGCCACTTGTCTGCCGGGTGGGAAAGTAAGGGATGTTATTTCTGTTCCTCGGGGAAATCACCCCAAACCTTCCCAAGTCCGAGAGTGTGCATTCCTTTCTCTCAGCACAGGAATTGAACCAGCAGCCCCGAGGACGGCCTGGGCCTCGCCCTGAGCCCTGTTGCCCCAGCAATGTTGCAGGTGGCCAGCCTGCGGAGGGGCACGAGGCTCATTCAGCTCAGAAGCCAGCCCTGGGCTTGGTGTCCACAGCCATGAGGCCCCCAGGGTCCCCCACAGGGCCGCGCTGTGCTTCACAGGACttgctcttctggtcctcacagCACCCTCTGGAGGGAGGTGCTGTTCCCTTTCTGTACATGGGGAACTGAGCTGGGGAGTGGCAGGGCCCAGAGCTGAGCTCAGGCATCCAGCTCCcagcctcctgcccagcctccccgGGGCGCGGGCTGTCCATCACAGGGAGAGCAGTCCCTGCCCAGGCGTCATACAGACCCAGTGCAGTCCCCAGATAACGTCCTGTGCTCATGAGCTCTTCCTGAGATggtcatcaccaccaccattgtGACTGTGGTTATTTTTAGTCCACTGCAGAGAATTCCAGTTGTCCCCAGGGAGTCAGCGCCTGGTGCAGCCTCTGTTGAGCCCCAGGGCATACGCCGATGCCTGCCAGGGGCTTTGGCTCCTCCCAGGGCGCCCAGCACAGAGCCACAGTCCCTGCCCAAGGCACTCACAGCCCTGATGGGGGACAACCCATAAACAGAGAGCTACAGCTGACGGTGTGCGGGGTGTCCTCCCCAGAATGCCACCCCAGAAAGGATGAGGAATCTGTCCTACCTGAGAGAGCGCTGATCACAGATGCAGAGATCAGGAGGGAAcctagttttctctcttttttctgtttttactgcAATGATCacattattttgaatttagaagaaaattttaaaaaataagtacagCACCAGGCAAATTGTGACATGTGCTCTAAGCATTTCTAGGCAGGGGTGCAGGTGGAAGAGATCCAGGAGTGGCTTTTTCCAGGGTGGGAAGAGGTGGGACCGGCATCTCAGATGATGGGATCCTGCAATCAAAAGTGCAAAACAGGAAGGTGGTGCCCACTTGGGGGTTGGGGTGGGCCCCAGACCTAGGACACAGGTGTCCCTAATGTGAGGAGGCCACTCTCCTAACCTGAGGATGTCCCCTCACACTTCAGACCAAGCTGCACTGTCACAGCCCTCGCCGGCCCCTGACCGAGTGCTTGTGTTGCAGGTTCCTAAGCCAAGCCTCCCAGATCTACGACTCCTCCTTGATTGCCAGTGTGGGCTACATCCTGTCCACCACTGTGGCCATCACTGCAGGTAAAGGGCCGTCATAGGTTCCTGTCTTCTGCCATAGCAGCAGGGGCATCACCCCAGTGGGTAGGGGCTTGACCACTGCCCCATTGACTGATTCTGCCTGTGGAGTCATGTGACTTCATGGAGAATGTGCAAGACCTGGGTTAGCATCTCAGTGCAGACATGCTCACTGTGTGACCTTCGCAAAGTCACTTAAGCTCTCTGAGCTCAGTTCCATGTTTCCAAAATGGGAGTAATCACACTTAGCTCCTAGAATAGCATTACATATGATCCAAGTGCCTCTGCCCCATACTTCTTGGAGATCCCAGGCAGGGTTTCTTCAACAATCTGGGTCGTCATCTGCAGCACCCCAGCCCCTACTAGCCAAGTGATCAGACATCTGTTCTACATCATTTTTAGAGGTTGTGAGTATTTGAAGCGTATGCAACATCGTAGGTGCTCAGAAAGTGATCATTATAATTAGAGTCCCCTTTTCTTCCATTccacccccaatttttttttcagttttttcctcAAGCAGCTTGCAAGGTTTCAAGTATATC
This region of Ictidomys tridecemlineatus isolate mIctTri1 chromosome 11, mIctTri1.hap1, whole genome shotgun sequence genomic DNA includes:
- the Nipal3 gene encoding NIPA-like protein 3 isoform X2; this translates as MDGAQSAGLQLQQLPPTSSAASGGEASFSYKENLIGALLAIFGHLVVSIALNLQKYCHIRLAGTKDPRAYFKTKTWWLGLFLLLLGELGVFASYAFAPLSLIVPLGAVSVIASAIIGIIFIKEKWKPRDFLRRYVLSFVGCGLAIVGTYLLVTFAPNSHEKMTGENITRHLVSWPFLLYTLVEIILFCLLLYFYKEKNANSIVVILLLVALLGSMTVVTVKAVAGMLVLSIQGNLQLDYPIFYVMFVCMVATAIYQAAFLSQASQIYDSSLIASVGYILSTTVAITAGAVFYLDFVGEDALHICMFALGCLIAFLGVFLITRNRKRAIPFEPYISMDAMPDEGAG